Proteins from one Monodelphis domestica isolate mMonDom1 chromosome 6, mMonDom1.pri, whole genome shotgun sequence genomic window:
- the LOC100024460 gene encoding olfactory receptor 5M11-like encodes MKTLLRQNRTEATEFILLGLVSRPELQPVLFVLFLFIYLTTLTGNFGMIILIRLTPRLQTPMYFFLTHLALVDLFYSTNVSPQMLINFLSEKKTISYIGCLTQCFIFVTLLLTEYYMLGAMAYDRYVAICQPLHYSIKMSKPVCICLVTFPYLWGSLVGTMQVILTSRLSFCGPNTINHFYCADPPLLMLTCSDTYIKQTALFVSAGLNLTGSLLIILTSYVFIFATIFRMKSTEGQRKAFSTCGSHLMAVTMFYGSLFCMYLRPATESSVEQGKIVAVFCIFVSPMLNPFIYSLRNKDVKQALRKMVKRNLGKTEKVEVQIISQ; translated from the coding sequence ATGAAGACCCTTCTCAGGCAGAATAGAACTGAAGCAACTGAATTTATTCTTTTGGGATTAGTCAGTCGGCCAGAACTACAGCCAGTCCTCTTTGTGCTATTTCTGTTCATCTACTTGACCACTCTGACTGGCAATTTTGGGATGATCATACTGATTAGACTCACTCCACGACTTCAAACTCCCATGTATTTTTTCCTCACCCACTTGGCACTTGTTGATCTTTTTTATTCTACTAATGTTTCTCCTCAGATGCTAATTAACTTCTTATCAGAGAAGAAAACTATTTCCTATATTGGTTGTTTGACTCAGTGTTTCATTTTTGTGACCTTACTTCTTACTGAGTATTATATGCTTGGTGCCATGGCCTATGATCGTTATGTGGCCATATGTCAACCTCTGCATTACAGTATCAAGATGTCCAAGCCTGTTTGTATCTGCTTAGTCACCTTTCCTTACTTGTGGGGTTCCCTTGTAGGAACAATGCAAGTTATCTTGACATCTCGACTCTCCTTCTGTGGACCTAATACCATAAATCATTTCTATTGTGCTGATCCACCCCTTTTAATGTTGACTTGCTCTGACACCTACATAAAGCAAACTGCCCTGTTTGTGTCTGCAGGATTAAACCTCACAGGATCCTTGCTCATCATCCTTACCTCCTACGTATTCATTTTTGCCACTATCTTTCGCATGAAGTCCACTGAGGGGCAGCGCAAGGCTTTCTCAACCTGTGGCTCCCATCTGATGGCTGTCACTATGTTTTATGGGTCCCTTTTCTGCATGTACTTAAGGCCAGCCACTGAGAGTTCTGTAGAGCAAGGGAAAATTGTCGCTGTGTTTTGTATCTTTGTAAGTCCCATGTTAAACCCATTTATTTATAGCTTGAGGAACAAGGATGTAAAGCAGGCTTTGAGGAAGATGGTCAAAAGAAATCTTGGCAAAACAGAAAAAGTTGAAGTTCAAATTATTTCTCAATAA